One Engystomops pustulosus chromosome 7, aEngPut4.maternal, whole genome shotgun sequence DNA window includes the following coding sequences:
- the LOC140068658 gene encoding CD48 antigen-like isoform X1, translated as MICLPGILMGIYLKCILCEGSCRKRNHVVGSEGHDVLLQVDLGGITGDITWFISGNHFATTKSGKAINIRDHRYQGKVYSMEDGSLLMNNVSREDQGTYRASTLRIIPGKVELCAVTYDLQVYESLSDDDIEIEYEVFSHEKCNVTFRCSARGSDVAITWERSTGIYRNVTNSVIYVQNPDPDVIYTCTAWNRATSASKSVTAWEHCRRGDAERQQKPEDSRVFQRPEDSRRLNIIRLKLSACVFIIMCFIFAHHMKTEMEKVSSVDDR; from the exons ATGATCTGCCTCCCGGGGATTCTAATGGGAATTTACCTAAAGT GTATATTATGTGAAGGATCCTGCAGAAAGAGGAACCACGTCGTAGGCTCTGAAGGCCATGATGTCCTACTTCAGGTGGATCTAGGAGGCATCACTGGTGACATCACTTGGTTCATCTCTGGAAATCATTTTGCCACCACCAAATCTGGGAAGGCGATAAACATTCGTGATCATCGATACCAGGGAAAGGTTTACAGCATGGAGGACGGATCTCTGCTCATGAACAACGTGTCCAGAGAAGACCAAGGAACCTATAGAGCAAGCACCTTGAGAATCATACCAGGAAAAGTGGAGCTGTGTGCAGTGACCTATGACCTccaagtatatg AATCGCTGTCAGATGATGACATTGAGATAGAATATGAGGTTTTCAGCCATGAGAAGTGTAACGTGACCTTCCGCTGCAGCGCGAGGGGATCAGATGTGGCCATAACCTGGGAGAGGTCCACAGGAATCTATAGAAATGTGACCAATAGTGTGATATACGTACAAAATCCGGATCCAGACGTCATCTACACGTGTACAGCATGGAACCGGGCCACCAGCGCCTCCAAGTCTGTCACCGCATGGGAACACTGCAGGAGAGGTGACGCAG AGAGGCAACAGAAACCAGAAGACTCCAGAGTCTTCCAGAGACCAGAAGACTCCAGAAGACTGAACATCATCAGACTGAAGCTGAGCGCTTGTGTATTCATAATTATGTGCTTCATATTTGCTCATCACATGAAAACAGAGATGGAGAAGGTGTCATCAGTAGACGACAGATAA
- the LOC140068658 gene encoding CD48 antigen-like isoform X2, translating into MICLPGILMGIYLKCILCEGSCRKRNHVVGSEGHDVLLQVDLGGITGDITWFISGNHFATTKSGKAINIRDHRYQGKVYSMEDGSLLMNNVSREDQGTYRASTLRIIPGKVELCAVTYDLQVYESLSDDDIEIEYEVFSHEKCNVTFRCSARGSDVAITWERSTGIYRNVTNSVIYVQNPDPDVIYTCTAWNRATSASKSVTAWEHCRRERQQKPEDSRVFQRPEDSRRLNIIRLKLSACVFIIMCFIFAHHMKTEMEKVSSVDDR; encoded by the exons ATGATCTGCCTCCCGGGGATTCTAATGGGAATTTACCTAAAGT GTATATTATGTGAAGGATCCTGCAGAAAGAGGAACCACGTCGTAGGCTCTGAAGGCCATGATGTCCTACTTCAGGTGGATCTAGGAGGCATCACTGGTGACATCACTTGGTTCATCTCTGGAAATCATTTTGCCACCACCAAATCTGGGAAGGCGATAAACATTCGTGATCATCGATACCAGGGAAAGGTTTACAGCATGGAGGACGGATCTCTGCTCATGAACAACGTGTCCAGAGAAGACCAAGGAACCTATAGAGCAAGCACCTTGAGAATCATACCAGGAAAAGTGGAGCTGTGTGCAGTGACCTATGACCTccaagtatatg AATCGCTGTCAGATGATGACATTGAGATAGAATATGAGGTTTTCAGCCATGAGAAGTGTAACGTGACCTTCCGCTGCAGCGCGAGGGGATCAGATGTGGCCATAACCTGGGAGAGGTCCACAGGAATCTATAGAAATGTGACCAATAGTGTGATATACGTACAAAATCCGGATCCAGACGTCATCTACACGTGTACAGCATGGAACCGGGCCACCAGCGCCTCCAAGTCTGTCACCGCATGGGAACACTGCAGGAGAG AGAGGCAACAGAAACCAGAAGACTCCAGAGTCTTCCAGAGACCAGAAGACTCCAGAAGACTGAACATCATCAGACTGAAGCTGAGCGCTTGTGTATTCATAATTATGTGCTTCATATTTGCTCATCACATGAAAACAGAGATGGAGAAGGTGTCATCAGTAGACGACAGATAA